The following are from one region of the Arachis duranensis cultivar V14167 chromosome 10, aradu.V14167.gnm2.J7QH, whole genome shotgun sequence genome:
- the LOC107469908 gene encoding LOW QUALITY PROTEIN: probable carboxylesterase 2 (The sequence of the model RefSeq protein was modified relative to this genomic sequence to represent the inferred CDS: inserted 2 bases in 1 codon): MMIRSSIIAVHTLNKYLQIPTKSNSNTQSLLSLPIPRNLPSFSSLNLASSKFLRCSSSSSSSSTMDSSSTSTSIDTNEELAYDLPPIMKVYKNGRVERLAGEDVVPPSLDPVTNVESKDVVISQEEGISARLFLPKSITENQTTKNKLPLFVYFHGGAFCIETPFSANYHNFLNSVVSKAGAVGVSVHYRRAPEHPVPAAHQDSWLALKWIASHADXXXXXXXXXAGDSAGANIAHYLGVWVGSERLPGLKIEGIVLVHPYFWGSERIGSEAYHAEAAEKVDGLWRFSCPTTSGSDDPIINPDKDPNVGKLACERVLVLVAEKDLLRDRGFFYKEVLEKNGWGGVAQVVEAKDEGHVFHMFKPTCDNAMLLLNQVVSFINQD; this comes from the exons atgaTGATAAGGTCAAGCATCATCGCTGTACACACACTAAACAAATATCTTCAAATCCCAACAAAATCAAACTCCAATACCCAATCATTATTATCTCTACCCATCCCAAGAAACCTTCCTTCTTTTTCCTCATTGAATCTCGCATCTTCAAAGTTTCTACggtgctcttcttcttcttcatcgtcATCCACCATGGATTCATCATCAACTTCGACCAGCATTGACACCAATGAGGAACTAGCCTACGACCTCCCACCGATCATGAAAGTCTACAAAAACGGCCGCGTGGAGAGGCTTGCCGGCGAAGACGTTGTTCCTCCGTCGCTGGACCCCGTAACAAACGTTGAATCCAAAGATGTAGTGATCTCACAAGAAGAAGGAATCTCCGCACGCCTTTTCCTTCCGAAATCAATAACCGAAAACCAGACAACAAAGAACAAGCTTCCTCTCTTTGTTTACTTTCACGGAGGAGCGTTCTGCATCGAAACGCCTTTCTCAGCCAACTACCATAACTTCCTAAACTCCGTTGTTTCCAAGGCTGGCGCCGTTGGCGTCTCCGTTCACTATAGAAGAGCACCGGAACACCCCGTCCCCGCTGCACACCAAGATTCATGGCTTGCGCTGAAATGGATTGCTTCGCATGCCGA NNNNNNNNNNNNNNNNNNNNNNNNCGCCGGCGACAGTGCGGGTGCGAATATTGCTCATTATTTGGGAGTTTGGGTCGGGTCGGAAAGGTTACCGGGTTTGAAAATTGAAGGGATTGTGTTGGTGCATCCTTATTTTTGGGGATCGGAGAGGATCGGATCGGAGGCGTACCATGCGGAAGCAGCGGAGAAGGTGGATGGTTTGTGGCGGTTTTCGTGCCCGACGACGAGTGGATCCGACGACCCGATTATAAACCCGGATAAGGATCCGAATGTTGGGAAGTTGGCGTGTGAGAGGGTTCTTGTTTTGGTTGCTGAGAAAGATTTGTTGAGGGATAGGGGTTTTTTCTACAAGGAGGTTCTTGAGAAGAATGGTTGGGGTGGAGTTGCACAAGTTGTTGAAGCCAAAGATGAGGGTCACGTGTTCCACATGTTTAAACCAACGTGTGACAATGCTATGCTCTTGCTCAACCAAGTTGTGTCCTTTATCAACCAAGATTAA